The following DNA comes from Palaemon carinicauda isolate YSFRI2023 unplaced genomic scaffold, ASM3689809v2 scaffold166, whole genome shotgun sequence.
CATTTAGTTCCACTCTCCAGGCCAGCAAACGACAGTGCTAAACATCAGTTTAGCTGGTGGTAGTGGCTCTCAACAGTTCCTGCACAGGTAGTGGCACTCTACAAGAAGGGGCAGAGGCACACTCAAAGGTACTCTTCGGGACAGTagatggcagtgtccccctccagggcagcagacggcagtgtccccctccatggcagcagacggcagtgtccccctccagggcagcagacggcagtgtccccctccaggccagcagactgcagtgtccccctccaggccagcagactgcagtgtccccctccaggccagCAGACTGCACTGTCCCCCTCCAGGCCAGCAGATGGCAACAAGCTTGGACCTTTCTCATGTCACAAGCTGGGTACTTTGTTTGAATACTTAGACATTACCGAAAATGCTCTTTCTTGGtgttaattgctaagaaatttgcatcagaaacctaatgggactgtattttgaaataggacttttatattttatttctttttttggggtGTGTGGGTGTCCTAGGAAAAAACCAGGTACTTGTGTTTTGTATTGATATAGGGGTTGCCAATTAGCGGgaggctttttttttcaaataatttttcagtcttgtattgtttttcaattcttattccatGTCATAGCAATGAACTTTTGTTACTAAGTCGTCTTCCCTTCGTTCAAGTATCCCCAGTACATGAAGACAGATGCCCACTTACAAGATGAGGAAGTCTTCAGGTGGACACCTCGTCCCTGTCTCTGATTTGGGCGTTTTATCAAGGCAAGGGAAACCAGTCTTCTTTCCTTGGCCCCCATCTCTCCCTTCTGGCCTCGGAAGGACTGGTTCCCAGACTTTTTTGAGGTCCTAGTGAACCCTCCTGTTAGATTGCTAgagagaccagatctactcaaacagcctcactttcATTGTCTTCATCAGGGGCTCCACATGCTTCTTCATGCTTGGAGCCTGTCAGGAGGTTCTCAAGGTAAAAAGGCTTCTCATCTAGTTAGCCTAAGCCATGTGATGCTCTACATGTCGATTTTATAAAGTCAAATGGGcagtttttttttactctagtGCCAGATGAAAGTTCATTCTTCTTCCAGACCCTCTCAgcctaaaattgcagaattcctggtccatcttcacAGGGATGGAGGGTATCTGTAGGTCTTAAGAAGGTActggacaacacaaaggcaaccagaaagaaaaaacttatgtTAGTAATGTGAATTTGCCATAAGAGTAGAACCAAAGCAAAGGCAGAGGGAGAGATAAGGAAGAGTTTGTGGTAAATGTTCCTGTCTGTGCAAGATTACTATAAAGCcttttgctgttcataattctggaggaaggctcagagTTGCATAGCAGTATTAGCTagacaattttgatggtgactggagaggaagtacagtaaaggaaataagacaatggatgaaatgtctttgtctttttcaagagcaaggggaaaactatttaaagaatgAAACCAATAATGTCACAGGAAATACTGTGGATgatagaatctacagaggatatgagatttttagatgcctgaaatgtgtaacaagaacagatagaacacagaTCAAAGTCTGTgatttgtatgtttaggaaaaatgaaaagtacataactttatgaatttattttattttttagaaagctccattaattttattgagttttcctcttctccaactaattgtagttttcttttcttccagacttttcatctcaaaggaaggaatcatccacctcttgctgctaaagcttgtaagctactgaaggtatatgccagagacgtaagactggaaaagaaagggtcatgttggaagattttgttgtacagtatgatgtctgagaataggaagtttagtcttaatttcctctttgaagtctattgaaaataatattaaggggtgTTTCTTCTTAtgatagggagaggatgatgaattctgaaccaccttttgaattttcaatgaaaagtgaaattgaagatttatttttacctgcagtcgatccagaaaataatgatacgtctggcagtgttgctctctttaatgatggcgctcttttcttggatccaaaaatggaagtcaaagtagagccagaaatatttgattccagcgaaagcaacttgaaaaattcctacgagtacgatgcatcagtgagtgaaaacggttcattaagttgtaaagagaatgtcgatgatgaggaaagtgtagacacttacttagggacagctgtgaaagaggataaaggaaaagaaaaagaaagactttCAAatgtaatcagtggaagagaattattacagaaagatattttgaatcaagaggtgaatcaaataaaggagaagcagataaaaaaaaggatctttggtaatgttaactccaatgctctagctagaaagcgatgcacatgcagtgaatgtgggaaaactttttctaataaatataatcttgcagtgcatttaagaaatcacactggagagaagccatacaaatgtaatgtctgttgCAAAGCATTTACTTGCAAACAATATCTCACtgaccatttaagaattcacacgagaGATAGGCCAtataaatgtaatgtctgtagcaaaacatttaatacaaaatactatctcactatacatttaagaattcacacggtagagaagccatacaaatgcgatgtctgtagcaaaacatttgatACAAAATACTATCTCACTATACATTCAAGaaatcacacgggagagaagccatacaaatgcaatgtctgttgcAAAACATTTACTTCCAAACAAAGTCTCACTaaccatttaagaattcacacgggagagaagccatataaATGTAATgtgtgtagcaaaacatttaatataaaaaagaatctcATTCcacatttaagagttcacacaggagagaagccatacaagtgtgatatttgtagcaaaacatttattacaaaacagtGTCTCACTACACATTCAAGatttcacacgggagagaggccatacaaatgtaatgtctgtagcaaaacatttaatacaaaatactatctcactagacatttaagagttcacacgggagagaagccatacaaatgcaatgtctgtagcaaaacatttaatacaaaatactatctcactatacattcaagaaatcacacgggagagaagccatacaaatgcaatatCTGTTGCAAAGCATTTACTTGCAAACAATATCTCACtgaccatttaagaattcacacgggagagaaaccatacaagtgcgatgtctgtagcaaaacatttattaaaaaatcAAATCTCACTATACATAtgagaattcacacgggagagaagccatacaaatgtaatgtctgtagcaaattctttatttcaaaaaaatatctcactaaacataagaaatcacatgagagatctattccaatgtcatgaatgtggcaaaaacatataatttaaaacagAGACTCTATAAACATTTAAGAACTCACATGGAATAAAAACCATTCATGTGCACTGACTGTGGTAAAGCATTTTGCATtgaaggtttcctcaagaatcatcatagaaggaggtgctataaaatctgatattgtgatctggaataaaggagaaaaaacagcaaagattatagatgtgagagTTCTTACCCCTTCGCACGATTGCCCAGGCTGTTAGCTCTCAATGTCGACGAGGTGACATGATGCCTCCAAACAGCTCATGCGAAGCACAGAGTAACACCTCAGGTCAGGCACTACCCAGTTAGATTTTTAGACTTGCACCCACCTaacggtgagtctccactgtaaatatcgttagggtttgtatgtagtgcagtaataaatgacaaatttggaaaatatttgcattttccctatgtatacaatcttggagctcagtgactttcagttacaagtggtggtgtgagcagagtggttggtccaactctcgctctcccttcgctaagtagctaaaagttttacagctagttccagctgttgccaaaatgcatCTCCAGTGTAAAGAGAtccagttttgtatagttaggaagaatagaaattatttgcaaatttgtcatattagcctaattattactattagaagcgcCAAGGTGCGAAAGCAAATTGCCactagcccaagggaccaaatagttgacagtctggtgcagtgaagaaatagaaatgtaaagaataaactatatgagagaaaaatgatattatttcaatatagataacaatgttgaataaataagcattataaaaaccaggaaatgaaacatcgtcaacagaaaaacatttgtatcaagtttgaacttgtaaatatCTACTGTTTCAGTTGCAGGGGCAGTAGTTGATTGGCTTAgtcacagcctaaataaagcttagagaataatatacagcattaagccttttgaaacaatgctggtgacattgtctcttttttaaagtaatactggatgattctacctgcttcttgtactgtagtgaagttatgaatgttagCAGGAAGGAAGATTTAAAAGCCAGTCTGCTCATATTGGAATATGAAGCCATGCAATTATTTACAAAGTACTATGGTATGGAGATAGGTGCATTTTGGGGgtttgaatataagtatagtaataaggtagaaaagtatcattattttttaagatttatgtgattttcttgatgtgatctcttttatggtcttagtgactagtttaggttttataattttccattggattgtccttgagaggagaatcttcattaaaatatctaactatttggtttctctttcatttccacaattgctcttcttaaacatttcaatctgcattggtctctctggagagagagtttcTCGTCAAATGATTTCacagcattcttagtacagtactgtattcaggtttcacaagaatgaagttaagatttaaagatattttgctgagtaatattccaagtcccagggctgggtcttgtgggtaaaatccataacccaatttatttaagaataaattctacaggtttcagtattaatgtgagttaACGAAATTAGATAtctgatgttattaattaagtttacagtatattgattgtatttgtggtacagagcagtaatcatgtccagaggctgtcatggtttgtCTTTGGAAATGCAATTTGTTTGGACTCATAGCTCACCCTAATGTTAACTGTAATAAGTACAATCATTTGGGTCTAATTTCGTGGCAAGTTAGTTGTcagtgtttgaatatgaaaaatagaagattgaaggattaaaagcaatatttttttatgtaactttaaaGGAATATTTGTTCTGTCTATACCTTCGctgtttatagggatattactttcggcgaggctggaagatgagccacaagacttttagtgagggataattacctaaACCGCCAGTTAGCGGGAAGGTtgtgggtagccggctaccctgtTCACTCACACACTGGGCTGAGCatctactttgcttttggcttggtggaGAACGGACATTGCTGCTCTCCTGCTCCCTTACCTTTTTGACTTGCCATTGAGTGATAGCTTTGAATTATTCTTTGTATGTGCCGTAACTGGAATACGAACCtacgctattcaataggggtattactttcagtgaagctgaaatgacgagccattaagatttagtgaggtttaactacccattccgctagttagtgggcttgagggggtagcttgctactgctccctctcacacaccggtgatttaattTACTTTGCTTCTGGCTCGGATGGTAAACGTTGTTGCTGcttttcatcctcaccaagttatattttgaactgccattagtgctttttgtttatgctttcactttaatagtgtgtgtttgtgttgacttgtgCAACCATGCATACTTGCCCTTGACTTGAAGGCTAACCCTGCCGGACCTTCATATTGGCCATGGGCACTAACTGCCACACCCTTTCTCCCACCTTCAGAGGTCAACGGTATGATTGTGGTAATAAGTGCAATGAGcgtcgggagtggtctgcttcccagtgggaaagattttggcgagggcggaagaagaagtcaaagcgggatatttctctttcgaaggttcctttgTATGAAGGGAAAATAACACAAGATCTCTTCTTCTGCCTCCCGACCTTCTTTCGAAGCTCCTATTCGTTCGGGCTCTTCTGAGAGACCGTCGAGCAGTAATGTAGACTTTAATTTTCGCCAACCCTCGTCCTTGAGAGAAGGTGTTGCTTGCCCTAGCGAtgtggccccacctctccccccgggtaaggccttgtctatgggttctgtgttacaggtgtggtcgtccttgcggCTCCCGGGTCCGCAATGCGAGTGTGCAGCCGTCATTGACTTCTGAGTTGGATCCTCTAAttcttgtcgatgttgtggtgtcagaggcgtcTTCTGTGGCTGCTGTCGACGCCCCTGACCCTCTAgactctcctgctgttgctgacgACTACATTTCCCCTCTTCTGTCCATCcttcgagggagaaactaagtccatcgtctgtCTCTCATATTTCTCATACAAGTGGTTTTCCCGTTGGGTGAGTTCTCTcatggagactcctcttcggaggactgctgctcaaggtcagcttgctgatcccacgtcgCAGAGCTCGCCCTCTGCTTTGACTTAAAggttgcccttcaccatcattgAAAAGGCTTTTCATCCTCGTCTTCACAGCCGCCACCCACAGAGGAGCTGCCACTTCAGTGGTCTTCTGGCCCTCGACTTTCGCCCTTTCCTggtccttctcctgacgacgctgtgGCTAGTCCTCGGACTTTAGCCCTGGACTCCTCTGTGTATCGTTCGCGATCgccattggtggatgttcgcccttccaaagggcacatccctgttccagttCGACATTCCAGTCGACCTCCTGACCTGTCGTTACTGTTCCCATCTCCTGTACATCCTCGGATGTTCTACCTAAGTGTTCAGCGGAGCGCCAactctctccagcttgccagctccTTGCAGTGCACCTGTGCTCTCCAACAGCACGTTAGCGCCAGCCTGCACTCAAAACTCTTTCCAGAACGTCTTTCTCTCCACTGAGTCAGCGGTCTCCAGAACATTGACGTTCCCTTGACCGCTAGCCTTCTCCTTCTCATCCTCAGCCCCCTCCAAAAATCCAGCGATCTCCCGATTGCCAAGGCTCTCCAGCACAGCCCTGTCCTTCCAAAGAGTagtgtttgccagctcgccagcaatcGCCAGTACAACTCCACTCTCCAGCTCAAGCTCGTTAGCACTCCCTGAGACATCAGTGCTTTCATGCGCAGCCTCGGTATCAGGctcaccaacgctctcctgcacgAAAGCGCTCTCCAAACCAACAGCTCTCTCTTTTACGTCACCCCACTCCCAAGCGCCAGTGGTCGACTGTGCAATAGTGCTCTTTTGTGCCAAAACACTCTCCACCTCACCAGCACCCTTTGGCTCGCTGGCACTCTCCCGCTTATCAGTACTCACCTGCGCTCCAGAGCTTTCCTACGAATTTACCGGAAACTGCGCGCCAGCATCCTCCTTTGTTGCGTCGTACGGTGCGCCTGCGCGTTCTCTAGAAaccgcaccagcatcatcctgctcAGCGTCTTACTGCACGCTATTCTTCTCATGTGTGCTCTCCGGCCCGCTAGCGCTCACTGGCCCACTTGCGCCATGGCCATGAGCAAGTTCTACAGGCTCCTAGGTTTTAAGGAACATCGAGTAGACGGCTCACCATCgcatcattcccctccctgcaaacgcattatAGCGAGACCgccgaggaaaggaggaggggtctCCACAGAACGGTTCAGGATCCCGTAGCTGCCTTCCTCGAAGGTGGATCCATGAACAGCAAAGACTCCTCTCAGGGAACTGTCGGTCCCTTTACCTTCAgggccttcaggggatctgtctgacagtgcgtcagtcagtcagGGCTATGGTCAGAGCATtggtgcaagccttcaagcctGCTCTGTCTGCCAGTTCTTCAGAGCATTTTACAGCTATAGCAGACCTACTGTAATGAACCACAGATTCttttcccctgaagaggaagaaggtCTCAGATGTGGTTACTTGCCCTAGGGTAAAGCTGACTTCTATTAGGCTATCAAGGTCTGCTCGTGCATCTTCCACCGGACACTGTcttacctcacctctgccgagggggTAATACCAGGGAGGGGCTTCCTCTCTTCtaccttcggaggaagtttcccctcgcacggagagttcaccaccgatggaagtcaggagggacatgacaatgcAGCTTTCGATGATGGAGCCCTTCCTCCTTCCACGAAAGGaaccgaaggactccaagactcttcctaaGTCCTCTTCAAGAACCTCCAAGTCTTCAGATGCAAGTTGTCACTCGAGGGATGTGCGCGACCCACCCGGAGAAGAGCTCTTGGGGGTGgaaaaaggagacttcgctgcaagtccaagtcCAACGTCagaaggagagcagaaagagtcgTACCATGCATTCTGTCAGGTTCTGACTCTCATCAGGATTCTCAATGGGTTTATCAACTGAGAGAGCAAAGACACGGTGTTTTTGCACCTAGAAGCCCTCAGAGACCAGTGCATCCTTGCCTTGGACTCAGGgcgtgaagggtgccagggctacgaTCATCCTACAGCTCTTTGAGCTCTCCTCCTCgcaacgttccggctctaccaccaagcttctcccacctcctatcTGCAGCAAAGGAGCTATTCTGAGATCTTAGACGTGCCTCGTCCAACTCCTCTTCTTCCCatacaggctactttgtggcttgatgtttggttagggaccttggaaatcctggtaagaactgaggatttctcaaagaaatgtaccagggttctcaccattactcccacctgtaccaggcttctgggagtctcctgcttgaGGTGGACcctttgcttcctcgcctgttccggCAACTAACCCTTTTAATCTGCCAGAGACTGCAgacagtggactaggggagcagttcttgggtaacctggccaaagccagtaggccagaaatggCTCCAGTAGCTACAGCCGAGGCAGTTCCCCTCTCCTCAGCAGCATTTAGTTCCACTCTCCAGGCCAGCAAACGACAGTGCCAAACATCAGTCTAGCTGGTGGTAGTGGCTCTCAACAGTTCCTTCACAGGTATTGGCACTCTACAAGAAGGGGCAGAGGCACACTCAAGGGTACTCTTCGGGACAGCAGATGGCAGTGTcaccctccagggcagcagacggcagtgtaaTCCTTCAGGGCAGTAGACGGCAACATGCTTGGAACTTTCTTATGTCACAAGCTTGGAACTTTTTTTGAATACTTTGACCTAGACCGTAAAGGCTCTTTCTCATGGTTTAAATTGCtaagaaatttgcatcataaaccTAATGGCACTGTATTTTGAAAaagaacttttatattttatatcttatttttgggTGTGTGGGTGTCTTAGAAAAAAACGTACttgtgtttttgtattgatataggGGTGCCCAATTAgtgggagggttttttttttcaaataatttttcagtcttgGATTGTTTTTCAATTATTCCATGTCATAGCAATGAACTTTTGTTACCAAGTCGTCTTCCCTTCGTTCAAGTATCCCCAGTACATGAGGACAGATGCCCACTTACAAGATGAGGAAGTCTTCAGGTGTACACCTCCTCCCTCTCTCTGATCTGGCCGTTTTATCAAGGCGAGAGTAACCAGTCGTCTTTCCTTGGCCCTCATCGCTCCCTTCTGGCCTCGgaaggactggttcccagacctttttGAGGTCCTACTGAACCCTCCAGTTAGATTGCTagagaccagatctactcaaacagcctcactttcATTGTCTTCATCAGGGGCTCCACATGCTTCATCTTCATGCTTGGAGCCTGTCAGGAGGTTCTCAAGGTAAGAAGGCTTTTCATCTACAGTAGTTAGCCTAAGCCATGTGATGCTCTACATGTTGATTTTATCAAGTCAAATAGGCAGTTTTTTTTATGCTGGTGCCAGATGAAAGTTCATTCTTCATCCAGACTCTCTCAgcctaaaattgcagaattcctggtccatcttcacAGGGATGGAGGGTATCTGTAGGTCTTAAGAAGGAActggacaacacaaaggcaaccagaaagaaaaaacttatgtTAGTAATGTTAATTTGCCATAACAGTAGAACCAAAGCAAAGGTAGAGGGAGTGATATGGAAGAGTTTGTGTTAAATTTTCGTGTCTGTGCAAGATTACTATAAAGCcttttgctgttcataattctggaggaaggctcagagttgcatagcagtattagcaagacaattttgatggtgactggagaggaagtacagtaaaggaaataagactaTGGATGAAACTCtgtctttttgaagagcaaggggaaaactatttaaagaataaaaccaataatgtcacaggaaatactgtggattatagaatctacagaggatatgagatttttagatgcctgaaatgtgtaacaagaatagatagaacacagatcaatgtctgtggtttgtatgtctaggaaaaatacaagttacataactttatgaatttattttattttttagaaaactccattatttttattgagttttcctcttccccaactgattgtagttttcttttcttccagacttttcatctcaaaggaaggaatcgtccacctcttgctgctaaagcttgtaagctactgaaggtatatgcaagagatgtaagactggaaaagaaagggtcatgttggaagattttgttgtacagtatgatgtctgagaataggaagtttagtcttaatttcctctttgaagtctattgaaaataatattaaggggttTGTCTTCTTTTGATAGGAGCTTAGGGTTTGTCTTCTTTtgatagggagaggatgatgaattctgaaccacctattgaattttcaatgaaaagtgaaattgaagatctattttcacctgcagtcgatccagaaaataatTATATGTCTGGCActgttgctctctttaatgatggcgctcttttcttggatccaaaaatggaagtcaaagtagagccagaaatatttgattccagcgaaagcaacttgaaaaattcctacgagtacgatgcatcagtgagtgaaaacggttcatCAAGTTGTAAAGGGAATGTCGATGATGAGGAAAATGTAGACACTGACTTAGGGACAgctgtgaaagaggataaaggaaaagaaaagggaagacttttatgtgtaatcagtggaagagaattattacagaaagatgtttagaatcaagaggtgaatcaaataaatgagaagcagataaaaaaaggatctttggtaatgttaactccaatgctctagctagaaagcgatgcacatgcagtgaatgtgggaaaacgttttctaataaatataatcttgcagtgcatttaagaaatcacacgggagagaagccatacaaatgggaTGTCTGTTGCAAAGCATTTACTTGCAAACAATATCTCACTGACCATTTAAGTATTCACACGAGAGATAGGCCAtataaatgtaatgtctgtagcaaaacatttaaaataaaaaagaattcattccacatttaagagttcacacaggagagaagccatacaagtgtgatatttgtagcaaaacatttactacacAACAAGAACTCACtacacattcaagaattcacacgggagagaggccatacaaatgtaatgtctgtagcaaaacatttaatataaaaggtcatctcactatacatttaagagttcacacaggagagaagccatacaagtgtgatgtttgtagcaaaatatttattacaaaacaaaTTCTTACtacacattcaagaattcacacaggagagaagccatacaagtgtgatgtTTGTAGTAAAAAATTTACTTTGAAACACCATCTCACTGgacatttaagagttcacacagGGATTCCCACCAGATCAGCTAAGTCTTAATCCTGGACCCCAGCAACCATCAAGGGAAGGAACCCccctcccttcaaaaaaaaaaggagacaattTCAAAATGTTAAATGGTCCCTTGCGAAGAAGAAAGTACTCCTCTTCTTCATCACATACATAAGGTATGAGGAGTGGTGTCCTTTGGTTTCTGTATTGTGGACTGGTCACAAGGTGAGATAGATAGGATAGATGTTAAGACCAGGAAGATTCTCACCCTGCACAAAGTCCCATATAGAAACCAGTGTATGGACAGAATATACCTCCCACGCAGAGAAGGTGGACTAGGCTTAACCGAAATCAATAAAGCCTACAGAGCAGCAATAGTAAGAACTGGGCAATACTTAAAAGGCTCTGAGGATGAAAACATCAAGAAGGTTGCCAAACATCATAATGGAGCCCCGAGCCAACCAACTTCAATAACAAAGCAGGCTAAGAACTTTGCTGGATTGCTAGAAGAAACAAAGGACACTGAACAGACTCCAGCCGCAATGATAGCCAGGAAGACCAGTCACAGATTCCCTTTTATAGAGGAAAAACTTTGAATGGAAAGGTGGaaacaccaaaatatgaagatTCCAAGAAGAACTAGAAAAAGGTTACACAGACAAAGAATTGTCACTCaaatggataaagaatggaaatttagtttttgatggagaaaggatgaTAGTAGGAGCACAAGCCCAAGGCCTCCTAACAAACGGTTTCAAGAAAATGACGGGCATATCAGGAAACAATCTGTGAAGGTTTTGTTCTGCAGCAGTTGAGAGTGTTGGTGGTTTCAGCCTGCCAGACCCTACATGCAGATGGTCACAGCTCGCCACAAtaacatgtgtgaatatatacattattattacgaATCAAACGCATAAACTATGTACTATTTTACTACTTTTTTGCAATTCAGACTATTATggattacagtacaataataccttcaATTTTCCCGCTGATCAAAAACCTTCATATTCTAATGGGGTCCATTACAATATTCAGGCAAATCTATAGaactgatataaataaaaaaacacactgCTGTACACCATcaagttcattcattttttattagaCACGATATCAATActttatatcataaaataataagTCATTTACATCATTTTGTGATGGAAAA
Coding sequences within:
- the LOC137635742 gene encoding zinc finger protein ZFP2-like, whose product is MMNSEPPFEFSMKSEIEDLFLPAVDPENNDTSGSVALFNDGALFLDPKMEVKVEPEIFDSSESNLKNSYEYDASVSENGSLSCKENVDDEESVDTYLGTAVKEDKGKEKERLSNVISGRELLQKDILNQEVNQIKEKQIKKRIFGNVNSNALARKRCTCSECGKTFSNKYNLAVHLRNHTGEKPYKCNVCCKAFTCKQYLTDHLRIHTRDRPYKCNVCSKTFNTKYYLTIHLRIHTVEKPYKCDVCSKTFDTKYYLTIHSRNHTGEKPYKCNVCCKTFTSKQSLTNHLRIHTGEKPYKCNVCSKTFNIKKNLIPHLRVHTGEKPYKCDICSKTFITKQCLTTHSRFHTGERPYKCNVCSKTFNTKYYLTRHLRVHTGEKPYKCNVCSKTFNTKYYLTIHSRNHTGEKPYKCNICCKAFTCKQYLTDHLRIHTGEKPYKCDVCSKTFIKKSNLTIHMRIHTGEKPYKCNVCSKFFISKKYLTKHKKSHERSIPMS